The following are from one region of the Oncorhynchus nerka isolate Pitt River linkage group LG8, Oner_Uvic_2.0, whole genome shotgun sequence genome:
- the LOC135559477 gene encoding RNA-binding protein 4.1-like: protein MVKIFIGNLSPDTMAEELRSLFSQYGKVSECDIVKNFGFVHMKDKAEAEEAIKNLHHYELNGEQMNVEMSRGRPKATTKLHVGNINSSCTNQEMRAKFEEYGPVVECDIVKDYAFVHLERMEDAMEAISGLDNTAFQGKLMSVKLSTSRLRTTPGMGERTGCYRCGQEGHWSKECPLDTSGNYREGAEPSSDPRFGGGCGYQRGLNVGVPGYSGSYSPAHGFGGVPGYGRGAGYESTLSYGLPPGYGMSAAEHSMARVYASEAAYGGSSWSHGVVPAYPMRRSSYEDRDPYGAVDFYEKYRARPYGASYFEERRSVPLPSPPFPSSLAIMRERLPPSSPDLYERCLLPSPPAPLSSSYSRDRSPFRRIPTEAYERARLSPVPSLPRRSAYDIPRDPYAERARYAY, encoded by the exons ATGGTGAAAATCTTCATTGGGAACTTGTCTCCAGACACCATGGCAGAGGAGCTGCGCTCCCTCTTCTCCCAGTATGGAAAGGTCTCTGAGTGTGACATCGTCAAGAACTTTGGCTTTGTGCACATGAAGGATAAAGCTGAAGCGGAGGAGGCCATCAAGAACCTCCACCACTATGAGCTCAACGGGGAGCAGATGAACGTGGAGATGAGCCGCGGCAGACCCAAAGCCACCACCAAGCTGCACGTGGGCAATATCAACAGCAGCTGCACCAACCAAGAGATGCGGGCCAAGTTTGAGGAGTACGGCCCTGTGGTGGAGTGTGACATAGTGAAGGACTACGCCTTTGTCCACTTGGAGCGTATGGAGGATGCCATGGAGGCCATCAGTGGGCTGGACAACACAGCCTTCCAAG GCAAACTGATGAGTGTGAAGCTTTCGACTAGCCGCCTGCGTACTACGCCgggaatgggagagaggacaggttgTTATCGGTGCGGGCAGGAAGGCCACTGGTCCAAAGAGTGCCCGCTCGACACTTCGGGCAACTACAGAGAGGGTGCCGAGCCAAGCTCTGACCCTAGGTTCGGCGGTGGCTGCGGTTATCAACGGGGCTTGAATGTCGGCGTTCCAGGTTACAGTGGAAGCTATTCTCCCGCGCACGGCTTTGGCGGTGTGCCCGGGTATGGCAGGGGCGCAGGCTATGAAAGCACATTGAGTTACGGGCTTCCGCCGGGTTACGGAATGAGCGCCGCCGAACATAGCATGGCACGGGTGTATGCCAGTGAGGCAGCGTACGGAGGCAGCAGCTGGAGCCACGGCGTGGTCCCAGCCTACCCTATGCGCCGGTCATCGTATGAGGACCGTGATCCGTATGGTGCCGTGGACTTCTACGAGAAGTATCGGGCTCGCCCGTATGGAGCCAGTTATTTCGAGGAGCGCCGGTCTGTTCCTTTGCCCAGCCCACCGTTCCCTTCCTCCTTGGCCATAATGAGGGAGCGCCTGCCTCCCTCTAGCCCCGACCTATACGAGCGCTgtcttctcccttctccaccagcccccctctcctcatcctaCTCCCGCGACCGGAGCCCATTCCGGCGAATACCTACCGAGGCGTACGAGCGCGCGCGCCTCTCCCCGGTGCCCTCCCTCCCCAGAAGATCGGCTTACGACATCCCGCGGGACCCCTACGCCGAGCGGGCGCGATATGCTTACTAA